One genomic segment of Amycolatopsis granulosa includes these proteins:
- a CDS encoding SDR family oxidoreductase, giving the protein MDLRLDGKTAVVTGASKGIGLATVRALTAEGVTVFAAARSVSEGIGIEADLTTPDGVALLAERAGDVDILVNNLGGVVPASMRAGGFLDIDDDAWLRTYELNLFATVRVTRALLPGLLRRRGVVINISSIGARAAFPPVDYGTAKAALTNLTKALAEEFGARGLRALTVSPGPTRTQSWADPAGYAGELAAAAGVPLEEYLAGVPAAMGITTGRLSEPAETAALVTFLASPRAGNLTGADYLADGGVIKTV; this is encoded by the coding sequence GTGGACCTGCGGCTGGACGGGAAGACGGCGGTCGTGACCGGCGCGAGCAAGGGAATCGGGCTGGCGACCGTGCGGGCGCTCACCGCGGAAGGCGTGACCGTGTTCGCGGCGGCACGCAGCGTGAGCGAAGGGATCGGGATCGAGGCCGACCTGACCACGCCGGACGGAGTGGCACTGCTCGCCGAACGCGCCGGTGACGTGGACATCCTGGTGAACAACCTGGGCGGGGTGGTGCCGGCCAGCATGCGGGCCGGGGGCTTCCTGGACATCGACGACGACGCGTGGCTGCGGACCTACGAGCTGAACCTGTTCGCGACCGTGCGGGTGACCCGTGCGCTGCTGCCCGGGCTGCTCCGCCGGCGCGGCGTCGTGATCAACATCTCGTCGATCGGCGCCCGGGCCGCGTTCCCGCCGGTCGACTACGGCACGGCGAAGGCGGCCCTGACCAACCTGACGAAGGCGCTGGCCGAGGAGTTCGGCGCGCGGGGCCTGCGCGCGCTGACCGTCAGCCCGGGCCCGACGCGGACGCAGAGCTGGGCCGACCCGGCCGGGTACGCGGGCGAGCTGGCCGCGGCCGCCGGGGTGCCGCTGGAGGAGTACCTGGCCGGGGTTCCGGCGGCGATGGGCATCACCACCGGACGGCTGAGCGAGCCGGCGGAGACGGCCGCGCTGGTGACGTTCCTCGCCTCGCCACGCGCGGGCAACCTCACCGGCGCCGACTACCTGGCGGACGGCGGAGTGATCAAAACCGTGTAA
- the dnaE gene encoding DNA polymerase III subunit alpha, whose translation MSNDSFVHLHVHTEYSMLDGAAKIAPLFAEASRLGMPAVGMTDHGNMYGADEFYQQSRKAGLKPIIGIEAYIAPESRFTKKPVFWGQASQRGSDEFGEGGDVSGGGAYTHMTMLAENATGLRNLFKLSSLASIQGYYRKPRMDRELIAENASGIIATTGCPSGEVQTRLRLGQKQEAIQAASDYRDIFGADNFFLELMDHGLPIERSVREGLLEVGRLLDLKPLATNDSHYVTKDQSDSHSALLCVQSGKTLNDPNRFKFDGDGYYLKSAADMREYWDTEVPGAADNTLLIAERVESYDDVYTHKDRMPVFEVPDGHDEASWLRAEVDRGLAWRFPDGAPDGYRERLDMELEVIIGKGFPAYFLVVADLINYARKVGIRVGPGRGSAAGSLVAYVLGITNLDPIPQKLLFERFLNPERVSMPDIDIDFDDRRRGEMIRYATEKYGADKVAQVITFGTIKTKAAIKDAARVHFGQPGYAIADKISKALPPPIMAKDIPLSGIVDPQHERYGEAAEVRTLIETDDEVSTIFNTARGLEGLIRNAGVHACAVIMSSEPLMDAIPLWQRDDGSIITGWDYPSCEAIGLLKMDFLGLRNLTVIGDAIDNIKANRGIDIDLDTLGVDDPETYKLLSRGDTLGVFQLDGGPMRDLLRRMQPTVFDDIVAVGALYRPGPMGMNAHNDYADRKNGRQQVKPIHPELEEPLKEILADTYGLIVYQEQIMHIAQKVAGYSMGRADVLRRAMGKKKKEVLDKEFEGFAAGMKASDLVPGGFSDEAIQALWDTILPFAGYAFNKSHAAAYGLVSYWTAYLKANYPAEYMAALLTSVGDNKDKSAVYLSECRRLGIKVLPPDVNESGQRFAAVGDDIRFGLGAVRNVGANVVESIIKTRQEKGKYSSFTDFLDKSELVACNKRVIESLIKAGAFDSLGNTRLSMIQVHEDAVDAVVPLKRQEAMGQFDLFGAFGADGDAAEAAPSSSPLAHLRFGDEEWPRKQLLAYEREMLGLYVSAHPLDGAERILRKHAPRPIAAILDNPPKEGELIISGLITSLERRVNKKGEPWAICTVEDMDASLEVLFFPKSYAMFSADLVEDNAVLVKGRVNWREDKMSVFGGGLVPLDLSEIGNGDDEPPLVLRCTAERLDKSVVGELKSTLLAHRGDTPVRLKLVGRQRETTFALYDYPVKVSSMLMGELKGIPGITAGT comes from the coding sequence GTGTCGAACGATTCCTTCGTCCACCTGCATGTGCACACCGAGTACTCGATGCTCGACGGTGCGGCGAAGATCGCCCCGCTGTTCGCCGAGGCGAGCCGTCTCGGCATGCCCGCGGTCGGGATGACCGACCACGGCAACATGTACGGGGCGGACGAGTTCTACCAGCAGTCGCGCAAGGCCGGGCTGAAGCCGATCATCGGCATCGAGGCCTACATCGCGCCCGAGTCGCGGTTCACCAAGAAGCCGGTGTTCTGGGGGCAGGCGTCGCAGCGCGGTTCCGACGAGTTCGGCGAGGGCGGCGACGTCTCCGGTGGCGGTGCCTACACCCACATGACGATGCTGGCGGAGAACGCGACCGGTCTGCGGAACCTGTTCAAGCTCTCCTCACTGGCCTCGATCCAGGGCTACTACCGCAAGCCGAGGATGGACCGGGAGCTGATCGCCGAGAACGCCTCGGGCATCATCGCCACCACCGGCTGCCCCTCCGGCGAGGTGCAGACGCGGCTGCGCCTGGGCCAGAAGCAGGAGGCCATCCAGGCGGCGTCGGACTACCGGGACATCTTCGGGGCGGACAACTTCTTCCTCGAGCTGATGGACCACGGGCTGCCGATCGAGCGGTCGGTGCGCGAGGGGCTGCTGGAGGTCGGCAGGCTGCTCGACCTCAAGCCGCTGGCCACCAACGACTCGCACTACGTCACCAAGGACCAGTCCGACTCGCATTCGGCGCTGCTGTGCGTGCAGTCCGGCAAGACGCTCAACGACCCGAACCGGTTCAAGTTCGACGGCGACGGCTACTACCTGAAGTCGGCCGCGGACATGCGCGAGTACTGGGACACCGAGGTGCCCGGCGCCGCCGACAACACCCTGCTCATCGCCGAGCGCGTCGAGTCCTACGACGACGTGTACACGCACAAGGACCGGATGCCGGTCTTCGAGGTGCCCGACGGGCACGACGAGGCTTCGTGGCTGCGGGCCGAGGTCGACCGCGGTCTGGCGTGGCGGTTCCCCGACGGCGCGCCCGATGGCTACCGCGAGCGGCTCGACATGGAGCTCGAGGTCATCATCGGGAAGGGCTTCCCGGCCTACTTCCTCGTGGTCGCCGACCTCATCAACTACGCACGCAAAGTCGGCATCCGCGTCGGTCCCGGCCGTGGTTCGGCGGCGGGTTCGCTGGTCGCCTACGTCCTCGGCATCACGAATCTGGACCCGATCCCGCAGAAGCTGCTGTTCGAGCGGTTCCTCAACCCCGAGCGCGTGTCGATGCCCGACATCGACATCGACTTCGACGACCGCCGCCGCGGCGAGATGATCCGCTACGCCACCGAGAAGTACGGCGCGGACAAGGTCGCCCAGGTGATCACGTTCGGCACCATCAAGACCAAGGCGGCGATCAAGGACGCCGCGCGGGTGCACTTCGGCCAGCCGGGGTACGCGATCGCGGACAAGATCTCCAAGGCGCTGCCGCCGCCGATCATGGCCAAGGACATCCCGCTGTCGGGCATCGTGGATCCGCAGCACGAGCGGTACGGCGAGGCCGCCGAGGTGCGGACGCTGATCGAGACCGACGACGAGGTCTCCACGATCTTCAACACCGCCCGCGGCCTGGAGGGCCTGATCCGCAACGCCGGCGTGCACGCCTGCGCGGTCATCATGTCGAGCGAGCCGCTGATGGATGCCATCCCGTTGTGGCAGCGCGACGACGGGTCGATCATCACCGGGTGGGACTACCCGTCCTGTGAGGCCATCGGCCTGTTGAAGATGGACTTCCTGGGGCTGCGCAACCTCACCGTCATCGGCGACGCGATCGACAACATCAAGGCCAACCGCGGCATCGACATCGACCTGGACACCCTCGGCGTCGACGACCCGGAGACCTACAAGCTGCTCTCTCGCGGTGACACGCTCGGCGTGTTCCAGCTGGACGGTGGCCCGATGCGGGACCTGTTGCGGCGCATGCAGCCGACCGTGTTCGACGACATCGTCGCGGTCGGCGCGCTGTACCGCCCCGGCCCGATGGGCATGAACGCCCACAACGACTACGCCGACCGGAAGAACGGGCGGCAGCAGGTCAAGCCGATCCACCCCGAGCTGGAAGAGCCCCTGAAGGAGATCCTGGCCGACACCTACGGCCTGATCGTCTACCAGGAGCAGATCATGCACATCGCGCAGAAGGTCGCCGGCTACTCGATGGGCCGGGCGGATGTGCTGCGCCGCGCGATGGGCAAGAAGAAGAAGGAGGTCCTCGACAAGGAGTTCGAGGGCTTCGCCGCAGGGATGAAGGCCAGTGACCTTGTTCCCGGCGGTTTCTCCGACGAGGCCATCCAGGCGCTGTGGGACACGATCCTCCCGTTCGCCGGGTACGCGTTCAACAAATCCCACGCGGCCGCGTACGGCCTCGTGTCCTACTGGACCGCATACCTGAAGGCGAACTACCCCGCGGAGTACATGGCCGCGCTGCTGACGTCGGTCGGCGACAACAAGGACAAGTCGGCGGTCTACCTGTCCGAGTGCCGCCGGCTCGGCATCAAGGTGCTGCCGCCGGACGTCAACGAGTCGGGCCAGCGGTTCGCCGCGGTCGGCGACGACATCCGCTTCGGCCTGGGCGCGGTGCGCAACGTAGGCGCCAACGTCGTCGAGTCGATCATCAAGACGCGCCAGGAGAAGGGCAAGTACTCCTCCTTCACCGATTTCCTGGACAAGTCCGAGCTGGTGGCCTGCAACAAGCGGGTCATCGAATCGCTGATCAAGGCGGGCGCGTTCGATTCGCTGGGCAACACGCGGCTGTCGATGATCCAGGTCCATGAGGACGCGGTCGACGCGGTCGTGCCGCTCAAGCGCCAGGAGGCGATGGGCCAGTTCGACCTGTTCGGGGCGTTCGGCGCGGACGGTGACGCGGCGGAGGCCGCGCCCTCGTCGTCGCCGTTGGCGCACCTGAGGTTCGGTGACGAGGAGTGGCCGCGCAAGCAGTTGCTGGCCTACGAGCGGGAGATGCTGGGCCTGTACGTGTCGGCCCACCCGCTGGACGGTGCCGAGCGGATCCTGCGCAAGCACGCCCCGCGGCCGATCGCCGCGATCCTGGACAACCCGCCGAAGGAGGGCGAGCTGATCATCTCCGGGCTGATCACCTCGCTGGAGCGGCGGGTCAACAAGAAGGGCGAGCCCTGGGCCATCTGCACGGTGGAGGACATGGACGCCTCGCTGGAGGTGCTGTTCTTCCCCAAGTCCTACGCCATGTTCTCGGCCGATCTGGTCGAGGACAACGCGGTCCTGGTCAAGGGCCGGGTGAACTGGCGGGAGGACAAGATGTCCGTCTTCGGCGGTGGTCTCGTCCCGCTGGACCTGTCGGAGATCGGCAACGGCGACGACGAGCCGCCGCTGGTGCTGCGGTGCACGGCGGAGCGCCTGGACAAGAGCGTGGTCGGCGAACTGAAGTCGACCCTGCTCGCCCACCGCGGCGACACCCCCGTGCGCCTGAAGCTGGTGGGCAGGCAGCGCGAGA
- a CDS encoding asparaginase: MPLVQVFRDGRVESVHFGSRVVLAPDGTLLEARGEVDEPGYPRSTAKLMQAAGMVRLGLDLPSDLLALAAASHSAEEFHLAGAAQILGDAGLSEDDLRCPAHLPHDPVLRDQWLADGRAPRRLAHCCSGKHSAMLATAKRNGWPTAGYLDPAHPLQTRLAATVAELAGEPVAHTAVDGCGAPLFAISLRGLATAVQRVATAPPGTPEHRVAEAMRKHPEMVAGPNRDVTQLMTAVPGLIAKDGAEAVQIAVLPDGTTVAVKIADGADRARMPAALAALRRVAPEYDWDDVVKRCPRLATPNMVGL; the protein is encoded by the coding sequence ATCCCTCTGGTCCAGGTGTTCCGTGACGGTCGGGTGGAAAGCGTCCACTTCGGATCGCGAGTGGTCCTCGCGCCCGACGGGACGCTGCTGGAAGCCCGGGGCGAGGTCGACGAGCCGGGCTACCCCCGGTCGACGGCCAAGCTCATGCAGGCCGCCGGCATGGTGCGGCTCGGTCTCGACCTGCCGTCCGACCTGCTCGCACTGGCCGCGGCGAGCCACTCGGCGGAGGAGTTCCACCTGGCCGGTGCCGCCCAGATCCTCGGCGACGCGGGCCTGAGCGAGGACGACCTGCGGTGCCCGGCGCACCTCCCCCACGACCCGGTCCTGCGTGACCAGTGGCTCGCCGACGGCCGCGCGCCCCGCCGGCTCGCGCACTGCTGTTCCGGCAAGCACTCGGCGATGCTCGCCACGGCGAAGCGGAACGGCTGGCCCACCGCCGGATACCTGGACCCGGCGCACCCGTTGCAGACCCGGCTCGCCGCCACCGTGGCCGAGCTGGCCGGCGAGCCGGTCGCGCACACCGCGGTCGACGGGTGCGGCGCCCCGCTGTTCGCGATCTCCCTGCGCGGCCTTGCCACCGCGGTCCAGCGCGTCGCCACCGCGCCGCCCGGCACACCCGAGCACCGCGTGGCCGAGGCCATGCGCAAGCACCCGGAGATGGTCGCCGGCCCGAACCGGGACGTCACGCAGCTGATGACCGCCGTGCCCGGGCTGATCGCCAAGGACGGTGCGGAGGCCGTGCAGATCGCGGTCCTGCCGGACGGCACCACGGTCGCGGTCAAGATCGCCGACGGCGCGGACCGGGCCCGCATGCCCGCGGCACTGGCCGCGCTGCGCCGGGTCGCCCCCGAATACGACTGGGACGACGTCGTCAAGAGGTGTCCCCGCCTGGCCACGCCGAATATGGTCGGTCTGTGA
- a CDS encoding aminotransferase class V-fold PLP-dependent enzyme gives MTTLTALDAAAVDRLRQETPGTGEVIHLNNAGSSLPPDRVTGTVLDYLREESVRGGYETAAAHAERIEGVYGSIARFLGAGTADISLTDHATRSWQAVFYAFRFGPGDRILTCRSEYASNAIAYLQVARRTGAVVEVVEDDESGQLDVADLERRLDDRVKLISITHVPTQGGLVNPAEEVGAIAEQAGVPFLLDACQSAGQLDLDVRRLRCDALSATGRKYLRGPRGTGFLYVHPRLRERLEPAMLDLHSATWTAPAEFEIAPDGRRFETWERNYGLVLGLGAAVDYALEVGLPAIEERVTALAARLRADLSRIPGVTVHDQGRHQCGIVTFSVAGVDAGDVRDTLYGAKVNTSVARPTSYQYDQQVRQLPDMVRASVHYFNTEDELRTLVETVEKLA, from the coding sequence GTGACGACCTTGACCGCACTGGACGCAGCAGCCGTCGACCGCCTCCGCCAGGAGACCCCGGGCACCGGCGAAGTCATCCACCTCAACAACGCCGGTTCGTCCCTCCCGCCGGACCGGGTCACCGGCACCGTGCTGGACTACCTGCGCGAGGAGTCGGTGCGCGGCGGTTACGAGACCGCCGCCGCGCACGCCGAGCGGATCGAGGGCGTGTACGGCTCGATCGCCCGGTTCCTCGGCGCCGGCACCGCCGACATCTCGCTCACCGACCACGCCACCCGCTCGTGGCAGGCGGTCTTCTACGCGTTCCGGTTCGGCCCCGGCGACCGGATCCTCACCTGCCGGTCGGAGTACGCCAGCAACGCGATCGCCTACCTGCAGGTCGCCCGCCGCACCGGTGCCGTGGTCGAGGTCGTCGAGGACGACGAGAGCGGCCAGCTCGACGTCGCCGACCTGGAGCGCCGCCTGGACGACCGGGTGAAGCTGATCTCGATCACCCACGTGCCCACCCAGGGCGGCCTGGTCAACCCGGCCGAGGAGGTCGGCGCGATCGCCGAGCAGGCGGGCGTCCCGTTCCTGCTCGACGCGTGCCAGTCGGCCGGGCAGCTGGACCTCGACGTGCGCCGCCTGCGCTGCGACGCGCTGTCCGCCACCGGCCGCAAGTACCTGCGTGGCCCGCGCGGCACCGGCTTCCTCTACGTGCACCCGCGGCTGCGGGAACGGCTCGAGCCCGCGATGCTCGACCTGCACTCGGCCACCTGGACCGCGCCGGCGGAGTTCGAGATCGCCCCGGACGGACGTCGGTTCGAGACGTGGGAACGCAACTACGGTCTCGTGCTGGGCCTCGGCGCCGCCGTCGACTACGCCCTGGAGGTCGGGCTGCCCGCGATCGAGGAGCGGGTGACCGCGCTGGCCGCGCGGTTGCGGGCGGACCTGTCCCGGATCCCCGGCGTGACGGTGCACGACCAGGGCCGGCACCAGTGCGGCATCGTGACCTTCAGCGTCGCCGGCGTCGACGCCGGGGACGTGCGGGACACCCTGTACGGCGCGAAGGTCAACACCTCGGTGGCGCGCCCCACCTCCTACCAGTACGACCAGCAGGTCCGGCAGCTGCCGGACATGGTGCGTGCGTCGGTGCACTACTTCAACACCGAGGACGAGCTGCGCACCCTGGTGGAGACCGTGGAAAAGCTGGCCTGA
- a CDS encoding FtsX-like permease family protein: MLTIALSTLRTRWVSFVGCFFALFLGAGLIAVTGQVLASTVTTADRAPQRYAAAPVVVVPGELTGLPPIAGQPSRPAEPRGLPAVLAAEFPDAVIDRVFPAALAGGPPATGRPWSAARTAPHHLTAGRPPAADGEIAASVSARQGVTLGEQVRIVTAGGAQTYTVVGITSAGPQDTLFFTDARAAALSPRIDALALWQPADAVRAVVGDRGRILTGQDRALADPTRQDDDRARNNANTIAGIAGGFAAFVAIFVVSSTFAFTVVQRLREFALLRTVGGTRRQVRRMVLAEAGAVAVVASALGAVVGPLATGWSLDGLISHGMAPAWTVVSHSAVPALVAFPAGVLVALLGAAAAAWRASRVAPVEAMRQAAAESRPMTPVRWLLGLSALLGGIISMAVNVGFDPESAAKNKTAMPIVMLLVAGVSLLAPAVVRPVTRVLARPLERLRGATGMVVAGSALTSARQTAAAAGPVLVMVALAVSLLGGAATGDAADTTQQTAPVRAEYLVLPTTDAGLDRELVGRLRNTPGVDVATSTPTSVYTAEGQDTVLIQRPVEVVEPGTFPSAVRIALAEGSFSALDEHGIVVSADWERGLGETLRLRRADGSATTLTVVGVLAAGAGADAYITPPAVDPPTALPSVAYVKLHDGTPGAAVEEALRGATEGHNARMVSRSVWADSLAAHRGSASRLGLLAVLGVILAYTAIALVNIALMAAAQRAPERRALRLAGARQSQVLRFVAAESLLVVAIGVVLATATAALALTGQWAALVRVVGPLPIHVPWLAAAAAVAGCALLAMPASILAAAITDRGGRPRTGAR; the protein is encoded by the coding sequence GTGCTGACCATCGCGCTCAGTACCCTGCGCACCCGCTGGGTGTCCTTCGTGGGTTGCTTCTTCGCTCTGTTTCTCGGCGCCGGGCTGATCGCCGTGACCGGGCAGGTCCTTGCCAGCACGGTCACCACCGCTGACCGGGCGCCCCAGCGGTACGCCGCGGCGCCGGTGGTGGTCGTACCCGGCGAGCTGACCGGCCTGCCTCCGATCGCGGGGCAGCCCTCGCGGCCCGCGGAGCCGCGAGGGCTGCCCGCGGTCCTCGCGGCCGAGTTCCCGGACGCCGTGATCGACCGGGTCTTCCCCGCCGCGCTGGCGGGCGGTCCGCCGGCGACCGGGCGGCCGTGGTCTGCGGCGCGCACCGCGCCGCACCATCTCACCGCCGGACGCCCTCCGGCCGCGGACGGCGAGATCGCGGCGAGCGTGTCGGCCCGTCAGGGGGTCACCCTCGGCGAACAGGTGCGGATCGTCACCGCGGGCGGTGCACAGACGTACACGGTCGTCGGCATCACGTCAGCCGGCCCACAGGACACCCTGTTCTTCACCGACGCACGGGCCGCGGCGCTGTCGCCGAGAATCGACGCGTTGGCGCTGTGGCAACCGGCCGACGCCGTACGGGCCGTGGTCGGCGACCGCGGCCGGATCCTCACCGGCCAGGACCGGGCACTGGCCGACCCGACCAGGCAAGACGACGACCGGGCGCGGAACAACGCCAACACCATCGCGGGTATCGCGGGTGGCTTCGCGGCGTTCGTGGCGATCTTCGTCGTGTCCTCGACGTTCGCGTTCACCGTGGTGCAGCGCCTGCGGGAGTTCGCCCTGCTGCGCACTGTCGGGGGAACCCGGCGCCAGGTGCGCCGGATGGTGCTCGCCGAGGCCGGGGCCGTCGCGGTCGTCGCGTCCGCACTGGGTGCGGTGGTCGGGCCCCTCGCCACCGGGTGGTCGCTGGACGGCCTGATCAGCCATGGCATGGCCCCGGCCTGGACGGTAGTGAGCCACTCGGCCGTCCCCGCGCTGGTGGCGTTCCCGGCCGGTGTTCTCGTCGCGCTGCTCGGCGCGGCCGCCGCGGCGTGGCGTGCCTCGCGCGTCGCCCCGGTTGAGGCGATGCGTCAGGCGGCGGCCGAGTCGAGGCCGATGACACCGGTGCGCTGGCTGCTCGGTCTTTCCGCGCTCCTGGGCGGAATCATCAGCATGGCCGTCAACGTGGGGTTCGACCCCGAGTCGGCGGCCAAGAACAAGACGGCGATGCCGATCGTCATGCTGCTCGTCGCCGGCGTCAGCCTCCTCGCTCCGGCCGTGGTGCGGCCCGTCACGCGGGTGCTGGCCAGACCGCTCGAGCGGCTGCGCGGCGCCACCGGCATGGTGGTGGCCGGTTCCGCTCTCACGTCCGCCCGGCAGACAGCCGCGGCCGCGGGGCCGGTGCTGGTGATGGTCGCGCTGGCCGTATCGCTGCTCGGCGGAGCCGCGACCGGCGACGCGGCGGACACCACCCAGCAGACCGCACCCGTGCGGGCCGAGTATCTCGTCCTGCCCACGACGGACGCGGGCCTCGACCGGGAGCTCGTCGGACGGCTGCGGAACACACCCGGGGTCGACGTCGCCACCTCCACGCCGACCAGCGTGTACACCGCGGAAGGCCAGGACACCGTCCTGATCCAGCGCCCGGTCGAGGTCGTCGAGCCGGGTACCTTTCCGTCCGCCGTCCGGATCGCTCTGGCGGAAGGCTCGTTCTCCGCGCTCGACGAGCACGGGATCGTGGTCTCCGCCGACTGGGAGCGGGGCCTCGGCGAGACCCTGCGTCTCCGCCGCGCCGACGGCTCCGCGACCACGCTCACCGTGGTCGGCGTGCTCGCCGCGGGAGCCGGCGCTGACGCCTACATCACGCCGCCGGCCGTGGACCCCCCGACCGCTCTGCCCAGCGTCGCCTACGTGAAGCTCCATGACGGCACCCCGGGCGCGGCCGTCGAGGAGGCATTGCGCGGGGCGACCGAGGGGCACAACGCCCGGATGGTGTCCCGCTCGGTGTGGGCCGACAGCCTTGCGGCTCACCGGGGCTCCGCGAGCAGGCTCGGACTGCTGGCCGTGCTCGGCGTCATCCTCGCGTACACCGCCATCGCGCTGGTCAACATCGCGCTGATGGCAGCGGCCCAACGGGCGCCGGAACGCCGGGCACTGCGTCTCGCCGGTGCCCGCCAATCCCAGGTGCTGCGCTTCGTCGCGGCGGAGTCCCTCTTGGTGGTGGCGATCGGCGTCGTCCTGGCCACCGCCACGGCGGCACTGGCGCTGACCGGACAATGGGCGGCGCTCGTGCGCGTCGTCGGTCCGCTACCGATCCACGTGCCATGGCTCGCGGCCGCGGCGGCGGTAGCCGGATGCGCACTCCTCGCCATGCCGGCGTCGATCTTGGCCGCGGCGATCACGGACCGGGGCGGAAGACCGCGCACCGGCGCCCGATGA
- a CDS encoding TetR/AcrR family transcriptional regulator — protein sequence MARAKSFDVDAAVDKAMEVFWAHGFAGTTPQRLVDALGIGRGSLYNAFTSKHALYERALRRYYERETVRLIEILDGAGPARERVRRALDLVVEAARDDRRGCLVANAAVEFGESDPSVNHLVRRTFERQEAAFRSTIEEGQRAGEIDPGADARALAAFLLTTLNGIRVLAKADPDPDRLASLAETAMRAL from the coding sequence GTGGCGAGAGCGAAATCCTTCGACGTCGACGCGGCCGTGGACAAGGCGATGGAGGTGTTCTGGGCACACGGGTTCGCGGGCACCACGCCGCAGCGCCTGGTCGATGCCCTCGGCATCGGGCGCGGCAGCCTGTACAACGCGTTCACCAGCAAGCACGCTCTCTACGAGCGCGCGCTGCGACGGTACTACGAGCGGGAGACCGTCCGGCTGATCGAGATCCTGGACGGCGCAGGACCGGCGCGGGAGCGGGTGCGCAGGGCGCTCGACCTGGTCGTCGAGGCGGCCCGTGACGACCGCCGGGGCTGCCTGGTGGCCAACGCCGCGGTGGAGTTCGGCGAGTCCGACCCGTCGGTCAACCACCTGGTCCGCCGCACCTTCGAGCGTCAGGAGGCGGCGTTCCGCAGCACCATCGAGGAGGGCCAGCGCGCGGGCGAGATCGACCCCGGTGCCGACGCCCGCGCCCTCGCGGCGTTCCTGCTCACCACCCTCAACGGTATCCGCGTGCTGGCCAAGGCCGATCCCGATCCGGACCGGCTGGCGAGCCTGGCGGAGACGGCGATGCGCGCGCTCTGA